CGCACCACGACGGTCGCATCGCGCCCGCGCTCCTCCTTCACCTCGATCACCTCGAGCGGCCAGTATCGCGTGGCGCGCGCCTCGAACCCGGCCACGGCGTCCGCCAGCCCCCGGTCGCGCACGCGACCGACGACGATGAGCCGGAACCTCACGAGAACGCGCGCGGGCGGCGCGACCGCTCGTCGCACCGCCCGCAAGGAAGCCCACGTCGCACGCCCGGGCGCTGGTCACCAGGGCGCATCGTCCGGCGGCTAGGCGTAGATGCCGCGCAGCCGGTGCACCGTGGCCACGCGGCTGATCGACAGCATGTAGGCCGCCGTGCGCATGTTCACCTTGTGCTGCTTGGACAGCTCGAGCACGTCGCGGAACGACTTCACCATGAGGTCGCGCAGGCGCTCGTTCACGGTGTCCTCGCTCCAGAAGTAGCCGCCACGGTCCTGGACCCACTCGAAGTACGAGACGGTCACGCCACCGGCGTTGGCCAGGATGTCCGGAATCACGAAGATCCCCTTCTCGTCGAGGATCGCGTCCGCCGCCGCGGTGGTGGGCCCGTTCGCCCCCTCGCAGATGACCTTGGCGCGAATCTTCGACGCGTTCTTGGTCGTGATCACGTTCTCGAGCGCGGCCGGGACGAGGACATCCACGTCCAGCGTCAACAGCTCGTCATTGGAGAGCCGCTCGCCCTTCCCGTACCCCTCGAGGACCTTGTGCTTCTTGACGTACGCGGCCGCGTCGTCGACGTCGATCCCGGCCGCGTTGTAGATCGCGCCGCTCCGGTCGCCGATCGCGACCACCTTGCACCCCTCGCGCGCCAGCAGCTGCGCCGCCACCGACCCCACGTTGCCGAAGCCCTGCACCGCGACGGTCGTCCCCTTCACGCTCATCCCCAGGTGCGCCAGCGCCTCCTTCACCACGAGCATGCATCCCCGTCCCGTGGCCTCGCGGCGCCCGAGCGACCCACCCATCTCGACCGGCTTCCCGGTGACGACCGCGGTGACCGTGTGGCGCATCTGCATGGAGTAGGTGTCCATGATCCAGGCCATCACGCGCTCGTTGGTGTTCACGTCGGGCGCGGGGACGTCGGAGTCCGGCCCCAGCACCGACATGATCCCCGAGGTGTAACGACGCGTCAGGCGCTCGAGCT
This is a stretch of genomic DNA from Gemmatimonadetes bacterium SCN 70-22. It encodes these proteins:
- a CDS encoding amino acid dehydrogenase, coding for MMSRFDRAAELLDLEPGLYKVLRKPEKQLIVSCPVMMDNGEIEVYTGIRVLYNTSRGPAKGGIRFDTQVTLDEVTALAAWMTWKCAVVNVPFGGAKGGVICDPLKMSAGELERLTRRYTSGIMSVLGPDSDVPAPDVNTNERVMAWIMDTYSMQMRHTVTAVVTGKPVEMGGSLGRREATGRGCMLVVKEALAHLGMSVKGTTVAVQGFGNVGSVAAQLLAREGCKVVAIGDRSGAIYNAAGIDVDDAAAYVKKHKVLEGYGKGERLSNDELLTLDVDVLVPAALENVITTKNASKIRAKVICEGANGPTTAAADAILDEKGIFVIPDILANAGGVTVSYFEWVQDRGGYFWSEDTVNERLRDLMVKSFRDVLELSKQHKVNMRTAAYMLSISRVATVHRLRGIYA